A window of Campylobacter pinnipediorum subsp. pinnipediorum contains these coding sequences:
- a CDS encoding citrate synthase, producing MKNTATLIDNRNGKSYEFDILKGTKGPDVIDISSFFSKTGMFTFDRGYTSTAMCRSSITYIDGLKGELMYRGYDIAYLAKNKTFLDVAYLLLNKKLPTKDECDNFRYELKKRSYIHEGMMKIFDAFPSKAHPMAILQASVSALSAFYADHLNMDKPEEYREMAMRIIAKIPTIAAFSYRFSKGYPIIYPNLDRGFTENFLYMMRAYPYEHVDLKPIEIKALDTVFMLHADHEQNASTTTVRTVGSTHAHPYACISAGIGALWGWAHGGANEGVIRQLEEIGSVENVDKYIARAKDKNDPFRLMGFGHRVYKNFDPRAKVLKTMRDELIDEIGINSELIKVANKIEEIVLSDEYFVSRNLYPNVDFHSGLILKALGIPNDMFAVIFVIGRTPGWISQWMELKEQDTIKIVRPRQLYIGDTDKAPI from the coding sequence ATGAAAAATACAGCGACTCTTATTGACAACAGAAATGGTAAAAGTTATGAATTTGATATATTAAAAGGGACAAAAGGTCCTGATGTAATAGACATATCATCATTCTTTTCCAAAACAGGCATGTTTACTTTTGACCGTGGTTATACATCTACAGCTATGTGTCGTTCTAGTATAACTTATATAGATGGTTTAAAAGGTGAGTTGATGTATAGGGGCTATGACATAGCCTATCTTGCTAAAAATAAAACATTTTTAGATGTCGCTTATTTGCTTTTAAATAAAAAATTACCAACTAAAGATGAGTGCGATAACTTTAGGTATGAGCTTAAAAAAAGATCATATATACATGAAGGTATGATGAAAATTTTTGATGCTTTTCCAAGTAAAGCTCATCCTATGGCTATCTTACAAGCTTCTGTTTCAGCTCTTTCTGCTTTTTATGCTGATCATTTAAATATGGATAAACCAGAGGAGTATAGAGAGATGGCTATGAGAATAATAGCAAAAATACCAACTATTGCTGCTTTTAGTTATCGTTTTTCAAAAGGATATCCTATTATATATCCAAATTTAGACAGAGGATTTACTGAAAATTTTTTATATATGATGCGTGCTTATCCTTACGAACATGTTGATTTAAAACCTATTGAAATTAAGGCTTTAGATACTGTTTTTATGCTTCACGCAGATCACGAACAAAATGCCTCTACAACAACCGTTAGAACAGTTGGTTCAACCCATGCCCATCCATATGCATGTATATCAGCAGGAATAGGGGCATTGTGGGGTTGGGCTCATGGTGGTGCTAACGAAGGCGTTATAAGACAGCTAGAGGAGATAGGTAGTGTTGAAAATGTTGATAAGTATATCGCAAGAGCTAAAGATAAAAACGATCCTTTTAGGCTTATGGGATTTGGGCATAGAGTTTATAAGAATTTTGATCCTCGTGCCAAAGTTTTAAAGACAATGAGAGATGAACTTATAGATGAGATAGGTATAAACTCAGAACTTATAAAGGTAGCAAATAAAATAGAAGAGATAGTTTTAAGTGATGAGTATTTTGTTTCAAGAAACCTTTATCCAAATGTTGATTTTCATTCTGGGCTTATTCTAAAAGCACTTGGAATTCCAAATGATATGTTTGCTGTTATTTTTGTTATAGGAAGAACTCCTGGTTGGATAAGTCAGTGGATGGAGCTTAAAGAACAAGATACCATAAAGATAGTTAGACCAAGACAATTATACATAGGAGATACAGATAAAGCACCAATATGA
- a CDS encoding cation:proton antiporter, protein MHDGLSILIVLAFIIFSSPYFSRLLNISVAPIEILLGSLAGYFGFIEHNEIFEMVSHVAFLFLMFLAGMEIDLRVVLSADKNTIKKGLLYIVLLYVLSSIVTFALNLNKIFIIIIPIMSVGMIFTLFKEYGKDVKWLNISMLIGSIGEVVSIVILTFTASFLEFGSSSEFWFSIIYLIGFLLISSIGYKLLVVVFWWYPNLKVIFMPHYDKNEKDIRLSIALFFAMIALMIYLKLEIAFGVFIAGMFIATFFDHKKDLPHKLGSFGFGFLVPIFFVYIGTTLKLSNLLIGSVVTYAFFVVFLMLICRIVASLVFVRILSFKDMILYSLSQSMPLTLLVAFATIAHSAGNISDENYSSFILASLLQAIIMLVCIKIIANTKQKTEKKVLV, encoded by the coding sequence ATGCATGATGGACTTTCTATATTAATAGTTTTAGCTTTTATAATTTTTTCATCACCTTATTTTTCTAGGTTGTTAAATATTTCGGTTGCTCCGATTGAGATATTACTTGGAAGTTTGGCGGGATATTTTGGTTTTATAGAACATAATGAAATTTTTGAAATGGTGAGCCATGTGGCTTTTTTGTTTTTGATGTTTTTAGCTGGTATGGAAATAGACTTAAGAGTTGTTTTAAGTGCAGATAAAAATACTATAAAAAAAGGACTTTTATATATTGTACTTCTTTATGTTCTTTCTAGTATTGTAACCTTTGCTTTAAATCTTAATAAAATTTTTATAATCATAATACCTATAATGAGTGTTGGTATGATTTTTACTCTTTTTAAAGAGTATGGCAAAGATGTTAAATGGCTAAATATAAGTATGTTGATAGGTTCTATTGGAGAGGTTGTGAGTATAGTTATATTAACTTTTACAGCTTCATTTTTGGAATTTGGTTCATCAAGTGAGTTTTGGTTTAGCATTATTTATTTGATTGGATTTTTACTTATTAGCTCTATTGGATATAAGTTATTGGTTGTTGTTTTTTGGTGGTATCCAAACTTAAAAGTGATATTTATGCCTCATTATGATAAAAACGAAAAAGATATAAGACTAAGCATAGCACTGTTTTTTGCAATGATAGCACTCATGATATATCTAAAACTTGAAATAGCATTTGGTGTTTTTATAGCAGGTATGTTTATAGCAACCTTTTTTGATCATAAAAAAGATTTGCCACATAAGCTTGGTAGTTTTGGATTTGGATTTTTGGTTCCTATATTTTTTGTTTATATAGGAACCACGCTAAAACTGAGTAATTTGCTTATAGGCTCAGTTGTTACATATGCCTTTTTTGTTGTTTTTTTAATGCTTATTTGTCGTATTGTTGCGAGTTTGGTATTTGTAAGAATATTAAGTTTTAAAGATATGATTTTGTATTCACTTTCTCAGTCTATGCCGCTTACGCTTTTAGTTGCATTTGCTACTATAGCACACAGCGCAGGTAATATAAGTGATGAAAATTACTCATCTTTTATACTTGCTAGCTTACTTCAGGCTATAATTATGCTTGTGTGTATAAAAATCATAGCCAACACAAAACAAAAAACAGAGAAAAAGGTTTTAGTATGA
- a CDS encoding tRNA 2-thiocytidine biosynthesis TtcA family protein has translation MIDISKKLLSKVGKTNAKYKMIQKNDRILLGLSGGKDSLALAHVLKHIQNVSPDKFEFKAVTLSYGMGENYDYLTKHCNEHGIEHEVIDSSIFEISKEKIRQNSSFCSFFSRMRRGYLYTYALNNNFNKLAIAHHLDDAAESFFMNFTYNGALRTLAPKYKAKNGIEVIRPFIFVRERALRENAIRNNLTVVGDEACPAMRFDVKMPHARAETKALLASLEKENPKLFLSLKAAFENIHTDTFFN, from the coding sequence ATGATTGATATTAGCAAAAAACTATTATCAAAAGTTGGTAAAACTAATGCCAAGTATAAGATGATACAAAAAAATGATAGAATTTTGTTAGGTTTAAGTGGTGGCAAAGATAGCTTGGCTTTGGCTCATGTATTAAAACATATACAAAATGTTTCGCCAGATAAATTTGAGTTTAAGGCTGTAACTTTAAGCTATGGTATGGGCGAAAACTATGATTATCTAACCAAGCATTGCAATGAACATGGTATAGAACATGAAGTTATAGATAGCTCTATCTTTGAAATTTCTAAAGAAAAAATAAGACAAAACTCTAGTTTTTGTAGCTTTTTTTCAAGAATGAGAAGAGGATATCTGTATACATATGCACTAAATAATAATTTTAATAAATTAGCCATAGCTCATCATCTTGATGATGCTGCGGAAAGTTTTTTTATGAATTTTACATACAATGGTGCATTAAGAACTCTTGCCCCAAAATATAAAGCAAAAAATGGCATAGAAGTAATAAGACCTTTTATATTTGTTAGAGAAAGAGCTTTGAGAGAAAATGCCATAAGAAATAATCTAACAGTTGTAGGAGATGAGGCTTGTCCTGCTATGAGATTTGATGTTAAGATGCCACATGCAAGAGCTGAAACCAAAGCACTATTAGCAAGCTTAGAAAAAGAAAATCCAAAGCTTTTCTTGTCTTTAAAAGCTGCATTTGAAAATATACATACAGATACTTTTTTTAATTAA
- a CDS encoding 5'-methylthioadenosine/adenosylhomocysteine nucleosidase — MIAILGAMEEEITPILESLETYETISYAANKFYISNYKGRDIVVAYSKIGKVNSTITASIMIEKFKAQKLIFTGVAGALRDDLKIGDLFYATSLAQHDLDITAFGHPNGYVPGIEIFTKTDDGLNEIAKKVASNKSIDLKSGIIATGDQFICKQSIKDWIKDTFKADVVEMEGASVAQVCKQLSIPFFMLRAISDEAGGGAEFDFDEFLKSSAKLSAEFVLSMVEEL, encoded by the coding sequence ATGATAGCGATTCTTGGAGCAATGGAAGAAGAGATAACACCTATTTTAGAATCTCTTGAAACTTATGAAACTATATCGTATGCTGCAAATAAATTTTATATATCAAATTACAAAGGTAGAGATATAGTAGTGGCTTATTCTAAGATAGGCAAAGTAAACTCCACTATAACTGCTAGCATTATGATTGAAAAATTTAAAGCACAAAAGCTCATTTTTACAGGAGTTGCCGGTGCTTTAAGGGATGATTTAAAAATCGGTGATCTGTTTTATGCTACATCACTAGCGCAACACGACCTCGACATTACAGCTTTTGGACATCCAAATGGATATGTTCCTGGTATAGAAATTTTTACCAAAACAGATGATGGACTAAACGAGATAGCTAAAAAAGTTGCTAGCAATAAGTCTATAGATTTAAAAAGTGGAATTATAGCAACAGGCGATCAGTTTATATGTAAACAATCCATCAAAGACTGGATAAAAGATACATTTAAAGCGGACGTAGTTGAGATGGAGGGTGCAAGTGTTGCACAAGTTTGCAAACAGCTAAGTATTCCATTTTTTATGCTTAGAGCTATAAGTGATGAGGCTGGTGGTGGTGCTGAGTTTGATTTTGATGAATTTCTTAAAAGTTCAGCTAAACTTAGTGCTGAGTTTGTCTTAAGTATGGTTGAAGAATTATGA
- the fabD gene encoding ACP S-malonyltransferase: MSLKYAFIFAGQGSQNVGMGKDFYLNFPQSKDLLHKASQSLDIDFEKLLFTENEELNISEFTQPAIVLNSLMTYEALKTKIEPRQEFSLGHSLGEFSALCVNGAFDFVDGIKIVNLRGKFMQEACDGKGAGMMVILGLDDQKVEDICKDALSKGKQVYAANYNCDGQIVVAGIKDDLDSLQSTFKEAGAKKTMLLNMSVASHCPILESASDKLYDKLKLYIKDSFLSVISNANANSYTEKTNALGLLKQQLVSPVLYKQSIKNFENNVDCFIEIGSSILKGMNKKITNKPTLSITDVKSMDEVINFLEGK, translated from the coding sequence ATGTCTTTAAAATATGCTTTTATATTTGCTGGACAAGGTTCTCAAAATGTGGGAATGGGTAAAGATTTTTACCTAAATTTCCCGCAATCTAAAGATTTATTACATAAAGCTAGTCAGTCGTTAGATATTGATTTTGAGAAATTGCTTTTCACAGAAAACGAAGAATTAAATATTAGTGAGTTTACACAACCCGCAATAGTGTTAAACTCTTTAATGACTTATGAAGCACTAAAAACCAAGATAGAGCCTAGACAAGAATTTTCACTCGGACACTCTCTTGGTGAATTTAGTGCTTTATGTGTAAATGGTGCTTTTGATTTTGTAGATGGTATTAAAATCGTGAATTTAAGAGGCAAATTTATGCAAGAAGCTTGCGATGGTAAAGGTGCTGGTATGATGGTAATACTAGGGCTAGATGATCAAAAAGTGGAAGATATTTGCAAAGATGCATTGTCGAAAGGAAAGCAAGTGTATGCTGCTAACTATAATTGTGATGGGCAAATAGTAGTTGCTGGCATAAAAGATGACTTGGACTCACTTCAATCAACTTTTAAAGAAGCTGGTGCAAAAAAAACTATGCTTTTAAATATGTCAGTAGCTAGCCATTGTCCTATTTTAGAAAGTGCTAGCGATAAGCTATACGACAAACTCAAATTATATATAAAAGATTCTTTTTTGTCTGTTATTTCAAATGCGAATGCAAATTCATACACAGAAAAAACCAATGCCTTAGGGTTACTAAAACAACAACTAGTCTCACCTGTTTTATACAAACAAAGTATTAAAAATTTTGAAAATAATGTTGATTGTTTTATTGAAATAGGATCTAGTATACTAAAAGGAATGAATAAAAAAATCACAAATAAGCCAACATTAAGCATCACAGATGTAAAAAGCATGGATGAAGTGATTAATTTTTTGGAGGGTAAATGA
- a CDS encoding FKBP-type peptidyl-prolyl cis-trans isomerase, which produces MNKDQVITMFYELKDANTGEVLETNMENGGISFMTGRGHIIQNLEDEILKLKEGDKTSITIKAANACGEYDSSAVQTLPKEQFAGIELREGMELFGQGEDGSNVRVIVKAIGEDEVMVDFNHPYAGKDLLFNVEILEVRDASEDELASGMVAGAHSCGCGSHGEKEGGCCGGHGHHHDHKEGGCCGGHH; this is translated from the coding sequence GTGAACAAAGATCAAGTAATAACTATGTTTTACGAATTAAAAGATGCAAACACCGGTGAAGTATTAGAAACAAATATGGAAAATGGTGGGATTTCGTTTATGACTGGAAGAGGTCATATTATTCAAAATTTAGAAGATGAAATTTTAAAGCTTAAAGAAGGCGATAAAACTAGCATAACCATAAAAGCCGCTAATGCTTGCGGAGAATATGATAGCTCTGCAGTTCAAACATTACCAAAAGAGCAATTTGCTGGCATTGAGCTAAGAGAAGGCATGGAATTATTTGGACAAGGCGAAGATGGCTCAAATGTTAGAGTTATTGTAAAAGCAATAGGCGAAGATGAAGTAATGGTTGATTTTAACCATCCTTATGCTGGCAAAGATTTGCTTTTCAATGTAGAAATACTGGAAGTAAGAGATGCTAGTGAGGATGAGCTTGCTTCTGGAATGGTTGCTGGCGCACATAGTTGCGGTTGCGGTAGCCATGGAGAAAAAGAAGGTGGTTGCTGCGGGGGACATGGGCATCATCATGATCATAAAGAAGGCGGTTGTTGTGGAGGACATCATTAA
- a CDS encoding tetratricopeptide repeat protein, with protein sequence MIKNIFSLAVISSIAAVSFAGEVSVFNAGNLDTANPYGLTESEKEVLKNKHNVATLESNLNTNQEQIQGLQSIVESLSARIYKLEQRLNDIDSRMLGDLNSSNTSFASLKEYVEETRKIQEKNYTKITKTLKQLGALIDKKESDTKQQKKVTPKPKKDNFSGKNNNDIFKNAVKLFNENKLDDSKEHFEHLLSKNTKLATSNFYLGEIEYKNKLYANAITYYQKSIEIDDKASYLPKLLYHTAISFDKVGDTNSANRFYKALKIGYPETKEAQASPDRK encoded by the coding sequence ATGATAAAAAATATTTTTTCATTAGCGGTTATAAGTTCTATAGCCGCTGTTTCTTTCGCAGGTGAAGTTTCTGTATTTAATGCTGGAAATTTAGACACAGCAAACCCTTATGGATTAACAGAAAGTGAAAAAGAGGTTTTAAAAAATAAGCACAATGTTGCAACACTAGAATCAAATTTAAACACAAATCAAGAACAGATACAAGGTTTGCAAAGTATTGTTGAAAGCCTTAGTGCTAGAATTTATAAATTAGAGCAACGTCTTAACGACATTGATTCTAGAATGCTAGGCGATCTTAACTCTTCAAATACTTCATTTGCATCGTTAAAAGAGTATGTAGAAGAAACAAGAAAAATACAAGAAAAAAATTATACAAAGATAACAAAAACATTAAAACAATTAGGAGCTCTTATAGACAAAAAAGAGTCAGATACGAAGCAACAAAAAAAAGTAACTCCTAAACCAAAAAAAGACAATTTTTCTGGTAAAAATAATAATGATATATTCAAAAATGCAGTTAAATTATTTAACGAAAATAAACTAGATGATTCAAAAGAGCATTTTGAACACCTACTATCTAAAAATACAAAACTAGCTACTTCTAATTTCTACCTTGGCGAAATAGAATATAAAAATAAATTATATGCCAATGCTATAACATATTATCAAAAAAGTATAGAAATAGACGATAAGGCATCTTATCTACCAAAACTTTTATATCATACCGCTATAAGCTTTGATAAGGTTGGAGATACAAATAGTGCCAATAGATTCTATAAAGCTTTAAAAATAGGATATCCAGAAACAAAAGAAGCACAAGCATCTCCAGATAGAAAATAG
- a CDS encoding OmpA family protein, whose amino-acid sequence MKNVLLTGLAVAGLLFVGCSQKTPEVDMSADVIEPSTAEEVVYEMSEADKLNALISSIQSKVQNIYFDFDKFNISANQQGKVSSNAALFSYEQASNLSIKVEGNCDEWGTDEYNYALGLKRAKSTKDALVKNGVSPDRISVVSYGESNPVCTSKSKSCDAQNRRVEFKVLP is encoded by the coding sequence ATGAAAAATGTATTATTAACTGGTCTAGCTGTTGCAGGATTGCTATTTGTTGGATGTTCTCAAAAAACCCCTGAAGTAGATATGAGTGCTGATGTTATAGAACCATCAACTGCAGAGGAAGTTGTATACGAAATGAGTGAAGCTGATAAATTAAATGCTTTAATATCAAGCATACAATCAAAAGTTCAAAATATATATTTTGATTTTGACAAGTTTAATATTTCTGCTAACCAACAAGGAAAAGTTAGTTCAAATGCTGCTTTATTTAGTTATGAACAAGCAAGCAACTTATCTATAAAAGTTGAAGGAAACTGTGATGAGTGGGGAACAGATGAGTATAACTATGCACTTGGTTTAAAAAGAGCAAAAAGCACAAAAGATGCTTTAGTAAAAAATGGTGTTTCACCAGATAGAATATCAGTTGTAAGCTATGGTGAAAGCAATCCGGTTTGCACTAGCAAATCTAAATCTTGCGATGCTCAAAATAGACGTGTTGAATTTAAAGTTCTACCTTAA